The Streptomyces sp. M92 nucleotide sequence GCGGGGCCGCCCGCTGATGCTGGAACGGCACCCGGACGGTGTGGACGGCCCCCGCTTCATGCAGAAGAACACCCCCGAGCACTACCCGGACTGGATCGGCCGCGTGGAGGTGGGCAAGGAGGGCGGCACCGTCTGCCACACCGTCTGCGACGACACCGCCACCCTCCTCTACCTCGCCGACCAGGCCGCCCTCACCCTGCACCGCTGGCTGTCCCGGGCCGGGGACGTGGACCGTCCGGACCGCATGGTCTTCGACCTCGACCCGGCCCGCGACGACTTCCCGGCGGTCCGGGAGGCGGCCGGGCTGCTGGGCGAACTGCTCGACGAGCTGAAGCTGCCCTCGGCACTGATGACCACCGGGTCACGAGGGCTTCACGTGGTCGTTCCCCTGAGAGGCCATCAGGAGTTCGACGAAGTACGGGAGTTCGCCCGGGACGTCGCCGACGTGCTGGCCGCCGACCGGCCCGACCGCCTCACCACCGCCGCCCGGAAGAAGGACCGGGGCGACCGGCTCTACCTCGACATCCAGCGCAACGCCTACGCGCAGACCGCGGTCGCCCCCCTCACCGTGCGGGCCCTGCCCGGCGCCCCCGTCGCCACCCCGCTCTCCTGGGACCAGTTGGACGACCCCGGGCTGCACGCCCGCCGCTGGACGATCGCCGAC carries:
- the ligD gene encoding non-homologous end-joining DNA ligase yields the protein MSRDAVRSVRAGRRTVEVHRPDKVLFPKGEGGAEAYTKADLVDYYHSVAPFMLPHLRGRPLMLERHPDGVDGPRFMQKNTPEHYPDWIGRVEVGKEGGTVCHTVCDDTATLLYLADQAALTLHRWLSRAGDVDRPDRMVFDLDPARDDFPAVREAAGLLGELLDELKLPSALMTTGSRGLHVVVPLRGHQEFDEVREFARDVADVLAADRPDRLTTAARKKDRGDRLYLDIQRNAYAQTAVAPLTVRALPGAPVATPLSWDQLDDPGLHARRWTIADAADQARTRPWASIAGRARDLGPARRRLDALRG